In Eschrichtius robustus isolate mEscRob2 chromosome 11, mEscRob2.pri, whole genome shotgun sequence, the following proteins share a genomic window:
- the TIMM10B gene encoding mitochondrial import inner membrane translocase subunit Tim10 B, with translation MEQQQQQQQQQQLRNLRDFLLVYNRMTELCFQRCVPSLHHRALDAEEEACLHSCAGKLIHSNHRLMAAYVQLMPALVQRRLADYEAASSVPGVAAEQPETSPSGS, from the exons AtggagcagcagcagcagcagcaacagcagcagcagctcagAAAC CTGCGGGACTTCCTGTTGGTCTACAATCGGATGACGGAACTCTGCTTCCAGCGCTGCGTGCCCAGCCTGCACCACCGAGCTCTGGATGCTGAGGAG GAGGCCTGTCTGCACAGCTGTGCTGGGAAGCTGATCCATTCCAATCACCGCCTCATGGCCGCTTACGTGCAGCTCATGCCTGCCCTGGTACAGCGCCGCCTCGCAGACTACGAGGCTGCCTCATCTGTGCCAGGTGTTGCTGCTGAACAGCCCGAAACCTCGCCATCAGGGAGCTAG